CATCGAGGCCAGGTACGGACGGTCCGCCGCGACCCCGCGGCGCTCGAGGAGGTCCCCGGGAACCTCCATGCCGGCCCGCGCCTCCGGCGTGCCCGGCTTCTCGCGAAACTCCACGACCCGGCCGTCCGGCGCCACCCGCACCGCGCCGAACCCGCCGACCTCCTCCGCGGAGCAAGGGGAGACCGACAGGGTCACGTCGGCCCGGTTCTCGACGTGCTCGCGTACGAGGTCTCCGTAGTCCATCCGGTACACGTGGTCGCCGGCGAGGACCAGGACCAGTTCGCCGTACAGCTCGGTCACGATCCTCAAGTTCTGGCGGACCGCGTCGGCCGTTCCCTGGAACCAGGTGTCGTCCTCGGGGGTCTGCTGCGCCGCGAGGATCTGCACGAAGCCGCGGGAGAAGGGATCGAACTTGTAGGTGCGGACGATGTGGCGGTGGAGGGAGATCGAGTTGTACTGGGTCAGCACGAAGATCCGCTCCATCCCGGAGTGGATCGAATTGCTGATCGGGATGTCGATGAGCCGGTACTTCCCCGCGATCGGCACCGCGGGCTTGCTCCGGAGTCGCGTCAAGGGGTCGAGGCGCGCTCCGCGGCCGCCGCCGAGGATCACGGTGATCGCGTCGCGCTCCTTGCCGGTGACGCCGCTCATGCCGACTCCTAAGGCGCGACCGCCGGCGATCCGCGGAGGTCGCCCGTCTCCCGATCCCTCAGATCCTCATGGCTCCGGTGGACAGCCGTTTCCAGCAGGCCGGGCAGTAGCGCTCCCCCTTGCGGTCGATGTCCGCCACCGCCTGCGCGGGAGAGAGGGCGCAGCCGGGGTCGCCGCAGTCGGGGAGCCCGTGGATCTTGCCGACGGCCCTCAGGATCTCCTTGACCAGCCGGGAGCGGTGTCTCGCCGGGTCGGGCTTCCTCCGGTAGAACGCCTCGCGCAGCCGCCGAACCGAGACCAGCGCCGTACGACGCGATGCGTCAAGCTCCAGCATCACGGAGTCGGTGCCCGGCGAGAACAGGTCGAGATCGGTCACCAGGACGACCGCGTCGGGACGGGCGGTCGGAACGGGCGCCGCCCCCGCGGCCCCTCCCACGGTCTTTCGGAGCTTGAGCAGCGGCAGCGCCGTGCGGGCTTCGGCCAGGACCGCGGGAGCACGGAACTGTCCGCGCGACACGTCCTCGGCGGATTTCGGGTGGGGGAGCGGCTCGCGGAGCTCGACCGGCTTCGCAAGGGCTTTCGAAACGCGCGTCGCGGCCTCCTCCACCTCGGCCGCGTCCATCCGTCCGATCGGCGCCACCGCGACTTTCAGCTCGGACACGCTCCACCTCCGAGCGGAACACTCTACGCCACCGGGCGGGGAAGCGTCCACGCCGGGCGGCGAGTTCAGAGCCCGAGGATCGACGGCTGACCGTGGTAGAAGACCCCCGCGATCGCTCCGGTCATCAGCGTCGCGAGCGTAGCGGCGACCAGCGCCTTGAAGCCGACCGCGGCCAGGTCGCCACGACGCGTGGGGGCCAGCGCGGCGGTCCCGCCCACGAAGATCCCGATGCTCGCCACGTGGGCGAACCCGCACAGCGCGTAGGAGAGCACCACGAGGCTGCGGGGGGAGATCGCGCGCGAGGCGGCGAGCGCGCCCAGCCGTTGGTACGCGACGACCTCCGTCAGCACCGCCCGCTCGCCGAGCATCCGCGCGGCGCTCCCGAGGTCCGCCCGCTCGAGTCCGAGGAGCCACGCCGGCGGCGCGAACAGCCACCCCAGCGTCCGGCCGATGCTCACCGGCCCACCGAGGGCGGGCGCCCAGGGCGAGGTCAGCTTCACCAGCGCCAGGTCGAGGATCGCGACGAACCCGAGAATCGCGATGAGCAGCGTCGCGATCCCGGCGGCGAGCTTGAGACCGTCCCACGCGCCGGCGGCCAGGGCGGACATCAGGTTCGCCTCCCGGCCGGACT
The sequence above is a segment of the Terriglobia bacterium genome. Coding sequences within it:
- the glgC gene encoding glucose-1-phosphate adenylyltransferase (catalyzes the formation of ADP-glucose and diphosphate from ATP and alpha-D-glucose 1-phosphate), coding for MSGVTGKERDAITVILGGGRGARLDPLTRLRSKPAVPIAGKYRLIDIPISNSIHSGMERIFVLTQYNSISLHRHIVRTYKFDPFSRGFVQILAAQQTPEDDTWFQGTADAVRQNLRIVTELYGELVLVLAGDHVYRMDYGDLVREHVENRADVTLSVSPCSAEEVGGFGAVRVAPDGRVVEFREKPGTPEARAGMEVPGDLLERRGVAADRPYLASMGIYLFDKKVLVEALENRLADFGRDVIPAAVSSRKVYAHLYGGYWRDIGTIRAFYDAHLDLVSPDPPFTFGDPGWPIYTHPRYLPGARVSGTRFNRAILSEGSLVIGSTVEDSVIGVRAVLHGVTVRRSLLMGADPHPPEGPPGAPPVGIGEGTLIRDAIIDKNARIGRNVRIVNPDKLTDAEGPGWAIRDGIVVVMKNAVVPDGTTI